ACGACTTGTCAGGGCTCCGGCCAAAGTGCGCGGTCACGAGCTCACTTACACCGACCAGACGGCGTTTTTCCAGGACGTGCGGACACTGATCAGGCGCGGTGAGATCAGCGAGATCTACGGCGACTGGTGGCGTCCCGGCGAGCACGGCGGGACCGTACACTTGAATGCGTTTACGTTCTATGACAAGGAAAACCCACCCGACGACGCGCACATTCTGCGTGGTCTGACGCAGTCGCCCGACAAGGCCGTTATCACCGACGACGACTATCTGCCGCACGTCACGCGGATCGACGCGGCGGTCGACGAGCTGCGCCGCGTCCTCGACTGGGACCACCGGATCAAGCCGTGGGTGACATTGTGGCTGTCCGAGTCGACGATCGAGGCATACGTCCGCGATGTGGTGCCGTCTCTACAACCGCGTGATGTCGGCGACGCCGGATTCGTGCTGATGTACGTGCACCGCCGCTCGAAGCTCACCAGGCCGTCGCTGCGGCTCGCCGACGAGGACGGCAGCGACTGGGTCTATCTGTTCACGCTGATGACCTCCGGCACGCCAGGAGATGTCGCCTTCGGCAAGGAAATGGTCAAGCGCAACCGCCGCCTCTATGAGAAAGCGTACGCGTCAGGCGGCCGGCGCTATCCGATCGAGTCCGTCGATTTCGATCCGGCTGACTGGCTGCGGCACTACGGCGAGCGCTGGCCACATTTGTTGGCGTTGAAGGAAACAGTCGATCCCGACCGGCTGCTGACGCCGGGTCCGGAGGTGTTCGGTTAGCCGGCGCGCGGAACAGATCCGGTGGTCGTACTGTTCGGCTGAGCAGACAGGATGAGCAGACAGGACCGACCAGAGAGGACTGCGAATGCGCGCGATCCAGGTGACCGAACCCGGCGGAGCCGACGTGCTGAAGGTGGTGGACATCGACCAGCCGGCGATCGCCGCCAACCAGGTGCTGGTGCGCAACGCGGCGGCTGGCGTCAACTACATCGACACCTACCAGCGCTCCGGGGTCTATCCGATCCCCACGCCGTTCACGCTCGGCCTGGAAGGCGCCGGCGAGGTCGTCGAGGTCGGTGTCGGCGTGACCGACATCGCGGTCGGAGAGCAGGTCGCCTGGAAGGCCGCGCCAGGCAGCTATGCTGAGTACGTGGCGGTGTCCGACAGCGAGGCCGTGCCGGTGCCGGACGGCGTCTCGCCGGAGCTCGCCGCGGCCGTGATGCTGCAGGGTCTCACCGCGCATTACCTTGCCGTCTCGACGTATCCGGTCAAGGAAGGCGACTGGGCCGTCGTGCACGCCGGCGCCGGTGGCGTCGGCCTGCTGCTCACCGAGATCGTGAAGAAGCGCGGCGGCAACGTGCTCGCCACCACCTCCACGCCGGAGAAAGCCGAGCTGGCGCGCAGCGCAGGCGCCGACGAGGTGACGACGTACGACGATTTCGCCGACAAGATCAAGAAACTCACCGGCGGCAAGGGTGCGCACGTGGTCTATGACGGCGTCGGCAAGACGACCTTCGACCAGAGCCTCGCCGCGCTGCGGCCGCGCGGCTACATGGTGCTCTACGGCGGCGCGAGCGGCCAAGTGCCGCCGGTCGACCCGCAGCGGCTCAACAGCGGCGGCAGCCTTTTCCTGACCAGGCCGACACTGGTGCACTACGCGAGCGACCGCGACGAGCTGGTGTCCCGTACGGACGAGGTGTTCGGCTGGATCGCCGACGGCTCGCTGACCGTACGCATCGGCCACCGCTATGACCTCGCTGACGTGGTGCAGGCGCACAACGACCTGGAAGGACGCAAGACGACCGGCAAGATTATCCTCACCGTGTGACCGAGGCCCTTTCCGGAAAGCAGTTCGTCCTGCGCCGTGGTGACGCGGAGGCGACGATCGTCGAGGTCGGCGGTGGCGTACGCACGTATGCCGTCGCCGGTCGCGACATCCTCGCCGGCTACGGCACCGATGTCGTGTGTCCGCGCGCGGCCGGCGCGGTGCTCGTGCCGTGGCCCAACCGGCTGGCCGGCGGCACGTACACCTTCGACGGTGTCACGCACCAGGCGGCGATCAGCGAGCCGGCGCTCGGCAACGCCAACCATGGCCTCGGCCGGTGGACCCGATGGAATGTCGTGACACAGAGCCAAAACTCGGTCACGCTGGGGTGGGCCGTGCCGCCGCAGAGCGGCTATCCGTTCCAGTTGGACGTACGGACGACGTGGACGCTTGACGACGACGGCCTGCAGGCCACGCACGAGGCCGTCAACGTCGGTGACACCGCCGCGCCGTTCGGCATCGGCATCCATCCGTATCTGGCGATCAACGGCGCCGACCGCGCCGAGGTGACCGTGCGCGTGCCGGCGACGCTGCGAGTTCTGGTCGACGACAACAAAATCCCGACCGGCACGAAGCCGGTCGACGGCACGGCAGATGACCTGCGCGCCGGCCGGCCGCTGACCGAGGTCGGTCTCGATCTCTCGTACGCGGCGCCGGAGCGCGGAGCCGACGGTCGAGCCGTCGCCAGCGTCGAATATCCCGGTGGTGGTGGCACGATCTGGATGGACGAGGCCTTCGACTGGATCCAGGTCTTCACGCCGGACGCGCTGCCAGACCATCCGGCGGCGGTCGCCATCGAGCCGATGAGCTGCGCCGCCAACGCCTTCAACTCCGGTGACGGCCTGGTCGTCCTTGCGCCAGGTGACCGCTGGACCGGCAGCTGGGGAGTCAGCGGCGGCTGATCTCCCAGAAGGCGACGGCCGCCGCGGCCGCGACGTTGAGCGAGTCGACGCCGCCACTCATCGGGATTTTCACCGCCCTGTCGGCGGCCGCGACCGCTCCGGCGGTCAGGCCGGGACCTTCGGCGCCGAGTACGAGCGCCGGCTTGGCGCGGTCGTCGGCAGCCAGCCCGTCCAGATCGACAGCGTCAGCGGCCGGAGTCAGTGCCAGCACGCGAAAACCCGCGTCGCGTACGACCTTCAAGCCGGCCGGCCAGTCGTCCAGCCGCGCGTACGGAATGGCGAAAACCTCACCCATGCTGACGCGTACGCTGCGCCGATAGAGCGGGTCGGCGCAGGATGGCGACAGCAGCACGCCGTCGATCCCCAACCCGGCGGCACACCGGAAGATCGCGCCGACATTGGTGTGGTTGTTGACATCTTCGAGCACGGCGAGCCGCTTCGCCGCCGCGAGCAGGTCGGCGACGACCGGCAGCGGACGCCGGTGCACCGAGGCCAGCAGGCCCCGGTGCACGTGAAATCCGGTCGTCGCCTGCAAAACCTGCTGGCTGGCCGCGTACACCGGTGCGCCGGTCTGCGCGGCGATGTCGGCGACCGCGTCCGTACGCTTGCTGTCGACCAGAACCGACCGCAGCCGATAACCGGCGCGCACGGCGCGGCGCAGCACCAACTCACCTTCGGCGATGAAAAGTCCGTGCGGTGGCTCGAAAGCCGTCCGCAGGTCCACATCGGTCAGGCAGCGATAGTCGGCCAGCCGTGGGTCGTCCGGGTCGGTCAGCTCGACGATCAACTGTCGACCGGTCGGGTCACCTGGCCGTTCGCCGAGCCACCGACCTCCGCGGTCGCCTCCTCCGCCGCCTTCTCAGCCGCCACGACCTCCGGCCGCTCCGCGTACGCGTCGTCCTCCTTGGTCAGCGCCGGCGTCGGCGCTGGCGGTGGAGGCGGCGACGCGACCCGCTCGCCGATCTTGCCGACCGCGTTTCCCAGGCCTTCCAGGGCTTTGCCGAGCTCGGACGGCACGATCCACACCTTGTTGGCGTCGCCCTGCGCGATCTGCGGGAGGGTCTGCAGATACTGGTACGCGAGCAGCTCCGGGTCGGGACGGCCCTGGTGAATCGCGTTGAAGACGGTCTCGATGGCCTGCGCCTGACCCTGTGCCTGCAGGATGCGCGACTCGCGATCACCCTGCGCGCGCAGGATCGCCGCCTCCTTTTCGCCTTGCGCGGCAAGGATCTTCGACTGCTTCACACCCTCGGCGGTGAGGATCGCGGCACGCCGGTCACGCTCGGCGCGCATCTGCTTCTCCATCGAGTCGCGGATCGACGGCGGCGGCTCGACCGCCTTCAGCTCGACCCGGCTAACCCTGATCCCCCACCGGCCGGTCGTCTCGTCCAGTACTCCGCGCAGCTGGCCGTTGATGTGGTCGCGGCTGGTCAGCACCTCTTCCAGGTTCATCGAGCCGACCACGTTACGCAGGGTGGTGACCGTCAACTGCTCGATCGCCTGGATGAAGTTGGCGATCTCGTACGTCACGCTCCGCACGTCGGTGATCTGGAAATAGATCACCGTGTCGATGTTCACCAGCAGGTTGTCCTCGGTGATCACCGGCTGCGGTGGAAACGGCACCACCTGCTCGCGCAGGTCGACCAGCGGACGTACGCGGTCGATGAACGGCACCACGATCGCCAGGCCCGGCTGCAACGTGCGTGTGTAGCGACCCAACCGCTCCACCACCGCGGCCCGGGCCTGCGGGATGATCCGCACCGACCGTACCAGCGCCACCACGAAGATGAGGCCGACGGCGCCGACCAAGAAAAGAATGAGGACCCCGAGGATTTCCATTTACGGTTCCTTCCACACCAGTGCCGTCGCGCCTTGGATCTTCAAGACGTGCACGGTCTCCCCCGATTCGATTTCCTGCGTGGCGTCGAAGGGACGCGCGGTCCACTCCTCACCCTGCAGCTTGATCAGCCCGGAGTCCGGACCGACCCGCTCCAACACCTTCGCCGTCTCGCCGACCAGCGCCTCGACGCCGTGTTTCAGGTCGGGGCCCTGCACGAGATGGCGCTTCGCGACCGGCCGTACCAGGAACAGCGCCAGCCCCGCCACCGCCACGAACAGCGCCAGCTGGATCGGCAGGTTGGCACCGACCGCCGCGCCACCGGCGGCCGCCAACGCGCCGGCCGCGAGCATGACGAACACCAGGTCGAGCGAGAAGATCTCGACCAGTGCCAATCCGGCGGCTATCAGAAGCCAGATCAACCAGGCCATGATTCATCATCCCACCGCGACGCTCGTGCCGCTTCAACATATCGGACGATTCGGACGACCTATTCCGGAGTCATGGCTCGACTCCGGAACCGCTCTGCTCGCCGCTTCCATGCGATGCTCACGAACCCGTCGCCTACGCGTCAGTCAGTACGAAGTCAACCAACCGCTCGACTGCGCCGAGCAGTTCCCACTCCAGATCGTTGAAATCGCGTACGGCCGACCGTACGCGCCGCCACATCTCGTGCACGTCCGAGACGCCGAGAGCGGCGCAGACGCCTTGCTTCCAGTCCTGTCCGCGCGGCACCCGCGGCCATGCGCGGATGCCGACCGCCGCCGGCTTCACCGCCTGCCAGATGTCCACGTACGGATGGCCGGTCACCAGCACGTATGGGTTGGTCACCGACGCCACGATGCGGCTTTCCTTGCTGCCGGCGACCAGATGGTCGACCAGCACGCCGAGGCGCCGGCCCGGACCCGGGCGGAAGTCCGCGACCACACCAGGCAGATCGTCGACGCCGTGCAGCGGCTCCACGACGACGCCTTCGACCCGCAGGTCGTCACCCCAGATCTGTTCGACCAGCTGGGCATCGTGGATGCCTTCGACATAGATCCGGCCGGCGCGCGCCACTCGGGCCGGTGCATTGGCTACCGCGACCGAACCGGAGGCCGTACGCCGCGGCTTCGGCGCGGCCTGGCTCGGCGCCGGCCGGGTCAGCGTGACCAGCTTTCCGTCCAGCAGAAAACCCGCTGGCAGCAAGGGAAACGTCCGCTGCTTGCCGTGCCGGTCCTCCAGCACCACCCGGTCGGCGTGGCAGGCCACCACTGCGCCACAGAAGCCGGAGCCGGCTTCCTCCACCACGATGTCCAGCTCCGCCGGCACCGTCGCGACCCGCTTACGCCGCGGGTCGTTGGCCATTATGTCCGGTCCGTAATCCATGCTCCGCACGGAAAAGACGCTAGCCATTTGTGGTCGGCTGGCCGGCATCGACGCGCCGCGATCTCTTACGCTGGTTGGGTGAGTCTTCGGTCCGGCCGCCTGGTGGCGTGGTTGCGGTCGTGGCGCACCGGTCTGGTGCCATACGACGACGTGGTGTCCGCCGTGCTCGGCGACGACGGTGAACATGAGGTCGCCGACCTGCCTGGCGCGGTGCACACGGTGCCGCTGCCGTACGCCCTGAAGGAGCTGTCGCGGATCTCGCCGGACAGCATCCGGCTGGCGCTGCCGGTGCCGGGCGATCCGCGCGGCCTGCCGGCCGGCACGTCGCTGGCGCGTGCCGGGCTGGCCGCCGGCGAGGCCGTACGGTGTCCGGATTTTGGCCTGGTGCCTGAGGTTACCTCGCGTGAGTCCGGTTCCGGCGATGTGTGGGAGACGGTCATGTGGCGTTGCCATCCGATCCCTTTCGACCCGCTGCGGCCGCCGATCGTCGACGACCCGTGCACCGTCGGCGAGGCCGAGATGCAACTGGCCGACGCGCTGCGGCAGACCACCGACCTGCTGGTCGACCTCGACGTGGCACGCTGGCGGCCGGAGATCGCGGACGCGCTGATGGACCTGCGTCGCGCCGGTCGCTCGCACGAACTGCCGCCTGGCTATTCGCCGCGCGCGGAGCGCGTGCTGCACCGAGCGGAGTTGGTGGCCGGCATCGTCGAGCTGGCTGGTACGGACGACGGCGGAGCGTCGACCGTGTTGGAAGCCAACCGGCGTACGGACGCGTTGCGACCGCTGGCGGCCGCGGCACGGCAGGCGCGGCTCGCGGCGTACAACTCGCCTATCGGCTGACCAGGTCGGCGCAGAGGTCCGTGCACGCCTGCGGCGCGGCGAAGTCGCCGAGCGCGCGCGGCTCGGCGCCGGCCGTACGCTCCAACACCAGCTCGCGGACCATCGCGACGAACCGCCGGTCGGTGCCCGGCGTGGCCGCCCGCGCGAAGCCGAGGCCGAGTTTGTAGGCCGTCTCACGCGCCTCGTTGTCCAGGTCCCACAACACTTCCAGGTGGTCGGACACGAAACCGATCGGGCTGATCACCACATCGGTGACGCCGTCGGCGGCGATCGCCTCCAGATGGTCGTTGATGTCCGGCTCGAGCCACGGCACCTGCGGCGGTCCGCTGCGGCTCTGCCAGACCAGATCCCATTGCGCGTTTGGCGCGGCCTGCTCCGCGACCAGCCGGGCCGCCTCGCGCAGCTCGCGCGAGTAGAGGTGACCGGTCGGGCCGGCCTGCTCGTCCATCCGCGTCGGGATGCTGTGCGCGGTGAACACCAGCCGCGCGTCGTCGCGCCGCTTCGGCAGCAGCGAGGCGTACGCGCCGCGCACCGCGTCGACGTGCGGCTCGATGAAACCGGGGTGGTTGAAGAATCGGCGCAGCACAACGGTTTCCAGGCCATCGACGTGCGCCTTGGCGAGGTCTTCGTGATATTGCTGGCAACTGGAGTAGGAGCAGTAGGCCGAGGTGATGAAGACGAGCGCCTTGCGTACGCCGTCCGCGTACATCTGGCGCAGCGTGTCGGTCAGCATCGGATGCCAGTTGCGGTTGCCCCAGTAGACCGGCAGGTCGACACCGTTGGCCGCGAAGTCGGCCTTGATGGCGGCTAGCAGCTGGCGATTTTGCTCGTTGATCGGCGAGACGCCACCGAAGTGGCGGTAGTGCTCTGCGACCTCGGCCAGCCGCTCGTCCGGCACGCCGCGGCCGCGTACGACGTTGCGCAGGAACGGCATCACGTCGTCCGGTCCTTCCGGGCCGCCGAAGGACAGCAGGAGCAACGCGTCGTACGACTCAGTCACAGGTCAAGTTTTACACGCAGTAGAAACCGGTCGTACGTCCGCATGGCCACCATGCGTGCGTCCAGCTTGAGTTTTAACCTCTGGGTTGGTGAGTGGTTCCGCGCCACTGGACCGGCGCGGAAGGTGTCGTGGTCCCGGTAGATGGCGAAAAGGTCCACTACATGGGATCCACAGCTGAGCGTAACGCTAAATGTCTGCCTTGTGAGGTTTACCGGAGGCGTGAATGTCGAGTTACTGGCGCTAGATGCACGAAACACGGCTTTCACGCCTGCGTGACCGTCAGCCCCTGTGGTGGGTGTGACTGCCGAGGCGAGTAATGCCGTTGTGACTGCTGGCCGGGCCGAGCTCAATGTCCGGGGGTGCACTCCTTACGTGTGCGCCTGACCAGACCAACCCAAGCAACTCACCCCCGCCCGGGTCCAACGCGCGTTTGGCTACCTCCGGCCGAAAAACACTCTCCCCGCCAGCGCACCAAAACCACCCGACCCCGACCGAGCCGCCCACCAGGATCACCCAATGCCCGACGCGCCCCACTCAAGAACGGCAAAACAGACACAGCCCCCAAAGACCGCCAGAGCCAAACAGGTTGGAACTCAAGTCCAGCGCACGCATGGTGGCCATGCGACCAACCGGGCTCAGGCCTTCGGCGGCTCGGCGCCGACCGCGTGGAAACCGCCGTCGACGTGCACGATCTCGCCGGTGGTGGCCGGAAACCAGTCCGACAGCAGCGCCACGATCGCCTTGCCGGCCGGCTCGGTGTCGGTCAGGCTCCACCCCAGCGGCGCGCCGGTCTCCCACAGCGCCTCGAACTTCTCCGAGCCGGGGATCGACTTCATCGCCATCGTCCGCAGCGGTCCGGCGGCGACCAGGTTGACGCGTACGCCCTGCGGACCGAGGTCGCGGGCCAAGTAACGGTTCGTCGACTCCAGCGCTGCCTTCGAGACACCCATCCAGCCGTACACCGGCCACGCCTTCGTCGCGTCGAAGTCCAGGCCGACGACCGAGGCGCGCGCGCCGAACAGCGGCAGGCAGGCGCGGGTGACGGCCGCGTACGACCAGGCGGAGATCTGTACGGCCGGACCGACATCCGACCACGGCACGTCGACGAAGCCGTCGCCGAGGGCGTTCTGCGGCGCGAAGGCGATCGAGTGGACGATGCCGTCGAGACCGTCGACGTGCTCGCGGAGCCGCTCCTCCAGCGACGCGTAGTGCTCCTCGTTGGTGACGTCGAGCTCGATCACCGGCGGCTCGAACGGCAGCCGCTTGGCGATCCGCTTCGTGATCGACAGCGCGCGGCCGAAGCTGGAGAGCACCACCTGGGCACCCTGCTCCTGCGCGATCCGCGCCGCGGCGAAGGCGATCGACGCCTCGGTGAGTACGCCGGTGACCAGCACACGCTTACCGTCCAGCAACCCGCTCACGGGCAAAAATCCTTTCGTACGAGGGAAAGATCAGTGACCCATGCCCAGGCCGCCGTCGACCGGGATCACCGCACCGGTCACATACCCGGCATCGTCTGAGGCCAGCCAGGTGACCACCTTGGCCACCTCTGCCGGCGCGGCCATCCGGCCGAGCGGGATCTGGCCGAGGATGTCCTTCTTGCGGTCCTCGCCGAGCACCGCGGTCATGTCGGTCTCGATGAAGCCGGGCGCCACCACGTTGGCGGTGATGCTGCGGCTGCCCAGCTCACGCGCGAGCGAGCGCGCCAGACCGACCAGACCGGCCTTGGACGCGGCGTAGTTGGCCTGGCCAGGGCCGCCGGACAGGCCGACCACGGAGCCGACGAACAGCAGCCGGCCCCAGCGCTTGCGCAGCATCTTGGCGGTCGCGCGCTTGGCGACCCGGTATGCGCCCGTCAGGTTGGCGTCGAGGACCTTGGCGAAGGACTCCTCGCTCATCCGCAACAGCAGCGTGTCGTCGGTGATGCCGGCGTTGGACACCAGCACCTCGACCGGACCGAACTTCTCCTCCACCTCGGTGAAGGCGCGGTCGACCGACGCCGCGTCGGTCACGTCGCACTGGACGCCGAGCAGCCCGTCCGGGGCACCGCTGCCGCGATGCGTCACGGCGACCTGGTGGCCCTGGTCGGCGAACGCCTGCGCGATCGCCAGTCCGATCCCCCGATTGCCTCCGGTGACAAGGACCGTCCGGCTCAAGATGCCTCCACTCGTACGCGCTGCTGGAGGCTTCAGGCTATCCGGCCGGCGCGTACGCCCGTGGTCAGGGGATTTACAAACCTGGCACCCCGCTGTTGTGGATCGGCGCTAGTGCACGCATGGCCACCATGCGTGCGTCCAGCGCACGCATGGTGGCCATGCGACCAAGCCTCTACGGCAGGCGCTGGGTCCAGATGAGGCTGAGCACCGCGCCGGCGAAGCCGAACAGCAGCGCGAGGCCGGCGAACCACTGCGTGATCTCGCGCGACTCGGTCCGATAGCCGATCGAGCTGCCGAGGTCGTTGTAGACCTTCTTCAAGCCCTCGGAGGTGACCGCGTCGTAGTACTGGCCGCTGGTGTCGGTGGCGAGCTTGTGCAACGCGTCGCGGTCGACCGGTACGGGGACCTGCCGGCCGGACAGCTCGACGGTGCCTTCCTGTGTGCCGAAAGCGATCGTCGACACCGGCACCTTGGCCTTCTTCGCGGCGGCCGCGGCGAGGTCGTTCGGCCGGCCGAAGGTGGTGTAGCCGTCGGACAGCAGCACGATCCGTGCCGGCGGCGGACCGGACGCGCCGTCCGCCGGTACGCTCGCGATCGCGTCCAGCGACGTGAAGATCGCCTCGCCGATGGCGGTCGACTCCTGCAGCTGGAGCGCGTCGATGCCGGCGATGATCTGGTTATGGTCCTTGGTCGGCGACACCTTCACCGACGCGCTCTTGGCAAAGGACACCAGGCCGATGTTGTACGTGTCCGGCAGCTGGTTGACGAACAGCTTCGCGGCCGCCTTGGACGCCTCGATCCGGTTTGGCGTGACATCGGTGGCCTGCATGGACAGCGACACGTCCAGCGCCAGGACGATCGTCGCGCGTTCGAGCGGCACGCGTACGTCCGCCGACGGCTTGGCCATCGCCGTCGCCAGCACCAGCAGGCACAGCAGGAACGCGGTCGCGGCGAGGTGCCGCCGCCAGCCGGGACCACGCGGCGCCAGCCGGGACAACAGGCCGACGTTGCTGAACCGCACCGCGTACGTCTTGCGGCGCAGCTGCACCAGCACGTACGCGCCGGCGAGGGCCACCACCAGCAGGACCAGGAGGAGCCACCACGGGCTGAGGAAACGGATCATCGGGTCATTCCACGGGTCTGGCCGCGGCGCTGCGCGGCGACGAAGCGAACGATGTCGACCAGCCAGTCGGAGTCGGTGCGCAGCCGCAGGTGCGCGGCCCCGGCCCGGCGCACCGCGGCGGCGATGGCCGCGCGCTGCGTACGCGCCGCTTCAGCGTACGTCTCCCGAAATCTCTTGTCGCCGGTGTGCACCTCGTGAGTGTTCCCCGTCTCGGTGTCGACAACGGTCAGCACGCCGACATCCGGCAGCTCCAGCTCACGCGGGTCGACCACCTCGACGGCCAGCACGTTGTGGCGTACGGCGAGCTTGCGCAGCGGCCGTTCCCAGGCGGGCTCGGTGGCCGGGTCGACCACATCAGGCGTGAGGAAGTCGCTGATCACCGCCGCCTGGCCGCGCCGCCGCGGCGGCCGGTTGAGCATGTCGATGGCGCCGGCCAGGTCGGTCGGCTGGCCCGGCTTGGCGCGCGGTGTCTCGGCGATGCGGTGCAGCATCCCCTGCGCGGCCAGCCGGCCGGGCCGGGCCGGCAGCCGGATCGACCCCTCGCCGTTGACGACGACCGCGCCGAGCCGGTTGCCGCCGCGTACGGTCAGGTGCGCGATCGCCGCGGCGCCGGCGATCGCCAGGTCACGCTTTTCGCACCGCGCCGTGCCGAAGTCCAGGCTCGCGGACAGGTCGACGCAGAGCCAGGTCTCCAGCTCGCGGTCGGCGATGGTCTGGCGGACGTGCGGCACGGTCGTACGCGCGGTCACCGGCCAGTCCATCCGGCGTACGTCGTCGCCGGGCCGGTATTCGCGCGACTCGCCGTTTTCGCTGCCCGGCCCTGGCAACAGGCCGAGGTAGTCACCTTGCAGCAGGCCGTCGAGCTTGCGGGTGATCATCAGCTGCAGGCGGCGCAGCACGACGTCGACGCGCTCGTCGTCCAACCGCGGCGGGCCGCCACCGAGGCCGCGTTCCGGATCGCCAGGTGGTGGCTCGACGGACCGAAGTCGTCTCACGCCGGCCGCTCACCGCTGGCCGGCGGCTCCCAGGCGGAGCTCTTGTTCAGCGAGGTGCTCGCTGGCAGGGTCGTCGTCTCGTTCGTTGGCGGCGCCGGCACCGGCGGCACCGCTCGCGTGCTGGTCGGCGACGGCCGGGGTGCGGCGGCCGGCAGCGTCGGCGGAGTCGGCCGGCGCGGCGCGGCGCTCTGCCGAGGGGCCACCGTCGGCAGCGGCACGCTGGCCAGCACGCGCTCGACGACGTACTCGGACGGCACGCCGTCGGCGAGCGCGTCGTAGGACATGACCAGCCGGTGGCGCAGGATGTCCGGCGCCACGTCCTGCAGGTCCTGCGGCAGCGCGTAGTCGCGGCCGCGCATCAATGCCAGCGCTCGGGTGGCCGCGACCAGGCCGAGTGAGGCGCGCGGACTGGCACCGTAGGAGATCAGGCTGGCGATCTCGGCGAGGCCGTGCTCAGCCGGCGACCGGGTCGCCAGCACCAGCCGTACGGCGTAGTCGACCAGTGCGTTGTGCACGAACACGTCGTCAGCGGCGGCCTGCAGCCGCATCAGCGTCTCCGGATCGATGATCTGCTGAGGCACCGGCGGCCGTACGCCCATCCGGTAGACGATCTCGCGCTCCTCGATGTCGGTCGGATAGCCGACGACGATCTTCATCAGGAACCGGTCGCGCTGC
The nucleotide sequence above comes from Fodinicola acaciae. Encoded proteins:
- the fabG gene encoding 3-oxoacyl-ACP reductase FabG, giving the protein MLSRTVLVTGGNRGIGLAIAQAFADQGHQVAVTHRGSGAPDGLLGVQCDVTDAASVDRAFTEVEEKFGPVEVLVSNAGITDDTLLLRMSEESFAKVLDANLTGAYRVAKRATAKMLRKRWGRLLFVGSVVGLSGGPGQANYAASKAGLVGLARSLARELGSRSITANVVAPGFIETDMTAVLGEDRKKDILGQIPLGRMAAPAEVAKVVTWLASDDAGYVTGAVIPVDGGLGMGH
- a CDS encoding VWA domain-containing protein, whose translation is MIRFLSPWWLLLVLLVVALAGAYVLVQLRRKTYAVRFSNVGLLSRLAPRGPGWRRHLAATAFLLCLLVLATAMAKPSADVRVPLERATIVLALDVSLSMQATDVTPNRIEASKAAAKLFVNQLPDTYNIGLVSFAKSASVKVSPTKDHNQIIAGIDALQLQESTAIGEAIFTSLDAIASVPADGASGPPPARIVLLSDGYTTFGRPNDLAAAAAKKAKVPVSTIAFGTQEGTVELSGRQVPVPVDRDALHKLATDTSGQYYDAVTSEGLKKVYNDLGSSIGYRTESREITQWFAGLALLFGFAGAVLSLIWTQRLP
- a CDS encoding DUF58 domain-containing protein, with the translated sequence MITRKLDGLLQGDYLGLLPGPGSENGESREYRPGDDVRRMDWPVTARTTVPHVRQTIADRELETWLCVDLSASLDFGTARCEKRDLAIAGAAAIAHLTVRGGNRLGAVVVNGEGSIRLPARPGRLAAQGMLHRIAETPRAKPGQPTDLAGAIDMLNRPPRRRGQAAVISDFLTPDVVDPATEPAWERPLRKLAVRHNVLAVEVVDPRELELPDVGVLTVVDTETGNTHEVHTGDKRFRETYAEAARTQRAAIAAAVRRAGAAHLRLRTDSDWLVDIVRFVAAQRRGQTRGMTR
- a CDS encoding AAA family ATPase, encoding MTEQAAGQHTPAQDATELERVLFEIKKVIVGQDRMVERMLVCLLSRGHCLLEGVPGVAKTLAVETLARVVGGSFTRIQFTPDLVPADILGTRIYKASSEAFDVELGPVFANFLLADEINRAPAKVQSALLEVMAEKQVSIGGKTYDLPKPFLTLATQNPIEQEGVYPLPEAQRDRFLMKIVVGYPTDIEEREIVYRMGVRPPVPQQIIDPETLMRLQAAADDVFVHNALVDYAVRLVLATRSPAEHGLAEIASLISYGASPRASLGLVAATRALALMRGRDYALPQDLQDVAPDILRHRLVMSYDALADGVPSEYVVERVLASVPLPTVAPRQSAAPRRPTPPTLPAAAPRPSPTSTRAVPPVPAPPTNETTTLPASTSLNKSSAWEPPASGERPA